From the genome of Kaistella daneshvariae, one region includes:
- a CDS encoding exopolysaccharide biosynthesis polyprenyl glycosylphosphotransferase — MQKIRYSRYFRLVFILLDILVISAVFIYFYLRNEPEFFADVNTEQNILSITVLVFFWILLSGRTRLYSVPRTLTYTLYLERLVTHILLFIFGVVLLAKVSNNDFLKQDRAWMGLSLFFILFFLKSTIFFALKYIRTLGWNYRNIMFLVNDTSAKMLRTILNERKDYGFKIWEYPQGENINLENLVKYWRKNGIHTLYLSAESAEFYREKEEKIYELAEKHQVKISLIPNVINNNFFEFDLNYIETQPVFVRVQFPLDNLVNSLLKRTFDLLFSALVLVFICSWLFPVIAILIKLGDKGSIFFVQKRYGFHDQIFNCIKFRTMRVNGECTTKTTAPDDERITKIGKFLRKTSLDEMPQFLNVLKGEMSVVGPRPHMLLIDDFYKPKIGRYSVRSLVKPGLSGLAQVNGLRGDNGDMEIAMQKRILADTFYVKKWTMSLDMVIIIKTIILLITGDRNAR; from the coding sequence ATGCAGAAAATTCGGTATTCGCGATATTTCCGACTTGTCTTTATACTGCTCGATATCCTGGTGATTTCGGCGGTTTTTATTTACTTTTATTTAAGGAATGAGCCGGAATTTTTCGCAGACGTCAATACCGAACAAAATATCTTGTCCATTACGGTACTTGTTTTCTTCTGGATTTTACTCAGCGGCCGCACCAGGTTGTATTCTGTACCGCGAACACTAACCTACACCCTTTATTTAGAAAGGCTTGTTACCCACATTTTGCTCTTTATTTTTGGTGTGGTTTTGCTGGCCAAAGTAAGCAATAACGATTTTCTGAAACAGGACCGCGCCTGGATGGGACTGAGTTTGTTTTTCATCCTTTTCTTCCTGAAATCGACCATTTTTTTTGCTTTAAAATACATCCGAACATTAGGCTGGAACTACCGGAATATCATGTTTCTGGTTAATGATACTTCGGCTAAAATGCTCAGAACCATTTTAAATGAAAGGAAAGACTACGGCTTTAAAATTTGGGAATATCCACAAGGTGAAAATATAAATCTGGAAAATCTGGTCAAATACTGGCGAAAAAACGGAATTCACACTTTGTATCTGTCGGCAGAGTCCGCGGAATTTTACAGGGAGAAAGAGGAAAAAATTTATGAACTGGCGGAAAAACATCAGGTTAAAATCAGCTTAATTCCGAATGTCATAAATAATAATTTCTTTGAATTTGACCTGAATTATATTGAAACGCAACCAGTTTTTGTTCGGGTACAATTTCCGTTGGATAATTTGGTAAACAGCCTTTTAAAAAGAACGTTCGACCTTTTGTTTTCGGCATTGGTTTTAGTATTCATTTGCAGTTGGCTTTTTCCTGTGATTGCTATTTTGATAAAATTAGGCGATAAAGGGTCCATTTTTTTTGTTCAGAAAAGGTATGGCTTTCATGACCAGATTTTTAACTGTATTAAATTTCGCACCATGCGCGTGAATGGCGAGTGCACCACGAAAACCACCGCACCAGATGACGAGCGAATAACGAAAATCGGCAAATTTTTACGGAAAACCAGTCTCGATGAAATGCCGCAGTTTTTAAATGTTTTGAAAGGCGAAATGTCGGTGGTTGGACCGCGCCCGCACATGCTTTTAATCGATGATTTTTACAAACCGAAAATCGGGCGGTATTCTGTTCGAAGTTTGGTAAAACCCGGACTTTCGGGCCTTGCACAGGTAAACGGTTTGCGCGGCGATAACGGTGATATGGAAATTGCGATGCAAAAACGCATTCTGGCAGATACTTTCTATGTAAAAAAATGGACGATGAGTCTGGACATGGTAATCATCATCAAAACCATTATTTTGCTCATCACAGGCGACAGAAACGCCCGGTAG